GGGCCGGAGCGTCCGCTCAACCGCCAGCAGGACCGCGCCCGCATGCTCCTGGCCCTGCGCATGGTCGACTATGTCTGTATTTTCGGCGAAGACACCCCGCTGGAATTGATCCGTGCACTTCACCCAGATGTCCTGGTCAAGGGTGCCGAATATGCCACCGGCCAGATCGTCGGAGCAGCCGAGGTGCGCGGCTGGGGAGGCCGGGTCCGTCGGGTGACCATGCGCCGGGGATATTCAACCACCGGCCTGCTCAGAAGGATCGGCGGCGCTAAGTAATTCACGTACAACGCATTCCATTACCGCCCTCGACATTTTCCTTGACTGAACCTGCCCGGCCCAGCACACTCTCAAATTGGGAATGTGCACCCGGAGCCCCCGGGCGCCGATAGAAGGGTAGAACTCGACGTGGCAACTGTGTCCATACACCCAGCCCGCATCGCCAAACTGCGCCGCCGCCTGGCCGACGAGCACCTCGAATACCTGCTGACCACCGCCGCCAACCAGTTGCAGTATCTGGTTGGTTACACTGGTTCCAACGGCCTGTTGCTGCTGGGCCGCCACAGCGCCGAGTTCTTTACCGACGGTCGCTATCGCGAGCAGGCCAAAAAGGAAGTGCGCGGCGCCAAAGTGGACATTGTGCCGGGTGATCTGGTTGCCCATCTGCCCAATCTGCCGCTGTTCAAGAACGGCCGTCCGCGCATCGGTATCGAGTCCGCCCTGCTGACCGAAAAAAACGGGAAGCGTCTGCGCGA
This region of bacterium genomic DNA includes:
- the rfaE2 gene encoding D-glycero-beta-D-manno-heptose 1-phosphate adenylyltransferase, with product MKTSSFRSRLLGRAALARMRGHWRRQGKRVVFTNGVFDILHRGHLDILSRAKSFGDILVVGLNSDASVRRLKGPERPLNRQQDRARMLLALRMVDYVCIFGEDTPLELIRALHPDVLVKGAEYATGQIVGAAEVRGWGGRVRRVTMRRGYSTTGLLRRIGGAK